The Alnus glutinosa chromosome 10, dhAlnGlut1.1, whole genome shotgun sequence DNA window aatttagtgaTGTGTCAATTTGTTAACATGTCACTAAATGTAGTGACGCGCCAAAAATGGACGCAGCACTCAATTTTGGGATGCGTAAAACATGGACATATAACTACATTTAGTGATGTGTCAAAATGGACACATTACTAAATGTTGTAACGTGCAAAAGTTGGCACGTCACTAAATAGTGAAGTAGTAATTTTTAGCACGTCACTAAATCTCAATTATTGACATGGTGATTAGTGACGTGCCAAATAGATTTAGTGACATGACAAATTTTAGCACGTCACTAAATCTCAATTAGTGACATGGTAATTTGTtatgttccaaaaaaaattaattttttgtagtgaatgttcagaaaaaagattaaatatatACTTTTAGTCGCACACTACCATCTAATGTTGACGGaataaccaaattgaaatttttttcaagtttattaGGTGCAATTGATACTCTTTTCACTTTGGAGGTAAAATTGCAAATTGATGTCAACTTCGGATGGgaaaagtgtaattttctcttatttatattattaaattagcatttgatttatattataCTAACAGAGTATTTAAACGTTCTGCACCCTTGGAGGACCACCTTCGCCCTGGTATATATTATGGAGCAACTCACAAATTTGGTGGTATGAGCCGTGCAATTCCCTTGTGGATTTGAATGCACACGGACTTATAATGATCCACCACCAAATGGGAGGAAGGAGTATTGATAGCAATAAACCACAGGATATGACACCCGAAATCTGACAAACAAGTTTAGTGATACAGATGTATCTAGTGTTTGAATTTGGTTGAATTATCTCCAGCAAATATCTGGCGTAAACTTGTGCGACCAGCACTAGAATGAAAGACAACATGGTTGTACCATTTGTGTCGAATGGAGAAGCGGCTTGTTCATCTTTATACATCACTTGGATAAGACTAACAAGCACTTGAATGAGAAACTGGACTCCAATtagaaaatcagtgaaaaaaTCATGGCCAATCCGTCATTGCTCACTTGCaagacaaaaaattaaaaatgaaaatttttagtAGTTTCTCCCTTGAATTTCACCATTTTCATCTATCAAATATTAATAATCCTGGTTTATCTAAAGAGTAGCaaaagaaacatatataataatatattgatAGGCCGGTTATCCTTTGCTTACATTCCATGCTCTATTTGTTGAGAAACAGATGCAAGAGAAACCAATATTGCAATGATagcaaaatacaagaaattgagCTGAAGAGGAGTCAAAGAAGGGGAGGGAGAAACTTGAAACAAACTGGAGATAATTGACAAACCATCAATTTAAAATTTCCTTCATCATAAGCtgtcaattaaaataaaaaattatgcttaaatagattaagggtgcgtttgaaattATGATTTCATAGAttataagtgcgattttaaataaaatttcataatATAAATTGTTAAAACCGTTTAAaatctgtattttcaaatcacaggtaaaattgtttttttttttaaaacgcagaattttaaatgctaatttacgattttaaaggttaaactgcgattttactataagcttaactgcatttttaaaaatcattttttcaaatcgcacattttaaaatcataaagtCAAACCCGCCCTATaagactaaaccctaacccaaccTTAAGGCAACGCTCATTTGATAACTTTCCTACCATAATTTATacccatagttttttttttttaattaattatcctgattatttttaattaatcacATTTATACACCCATTTCTCGTTAAAAGTATCCGTAACATTTCtctataaaagaaaagttagaCATCTGTTTGATAAAATGTTTCACTTACAGACTTTTGTGCTGTATAGAAaggacgaaaaaaaaaacgatatttagaaaataaatacagaaataataataaaataatatttaaaccaTACGGAAATAATAGATAACAAGATGGAAAATAAAAGTAggattaaatactttttttgctttatgggttttaacaattttatctTTTCTCCCGTTAGTTTTACTTTCGATCACAAGAGCCGGGAAGTATCTTGCTTATGGACATATACTTAAATACTACTTCCGTCCATCTTCcgataaaaaaaatcaacaaaattttatattaaactAATTGAAACTTGACACGTGTCATATACTTTTTAGAGTTGTTGAAACTATCCTAGGCCAAACAAGGTGGCCACACTAATCTTAaggggcaaaaaaataaaaataaaataaaaatgtagagaTTTAGTTCATTTAGAGTAGCCGAAACCACCCAAACCTTTCGGGGGTGGCGCCATTGGCCCAAAGGGTTGAGCCCAAccctttggttttttgtttttttttttttcattttagtttatagttttttttaattattattttttttcttgatttttatatttaagtttattaatttttattattttattaatttattaatatgatatatgataCATGTTAAGTTTCAATTGGTTTGAcataaaattttgttaatttttttatagaagATGGACAAAGGTACTATTTGAGTATATATTCATATTCATAAATTAGATACTTTTTGTGATCGAAAGTgaaagcaagaaagaaaaatataaagaaaaatgataaggtATTAAATCTTTTACTGAAAAATAGATATTAAAATGatgtgatatttattttttggaaatatcaaaataattaataaaaaaatattataaatattagtaaataaactttacattattttaatacttttcttttaataaaagacTTGATATTTTTAGCTTTtttgcaaaaataaaattatcaaaagtgaggagaaaaaagtatttttaattaaaaccgGATAAAGCGAATTTTGGTGAATATAAAAATACAGACAGACATTGATTGGAAGGGTCTGGCTTAGTAAAGTGAGTAGGCAGTAGTGTATAGTCAAGTCACGAGGCCTTCCAAGTATCAAATCACAATGGCATTTCCCAGTGTTTTCTTTGTGTAGTCAAATCAGTAGCACCGTCTCCCATTTCATGTCAGCATAGATAAAGAAAACAATCTGAAGGACTTACTTCCATTTCCCAGTGTTTTGTCCCATTCTGTGAGAGCGGAGCTTGAGCTTGAAGAATGGCAAGCTATGTGCCTGAGGAAGTGGTGGTGAAGATACTGTCGAGGCTGCCTCCAAAATCTCTTATCCGATTCAAGTGTGTCTCCAAAAGGTGGCAAGCTCTCATAGGAAACCCTGATTTCCTCTCCGAAAACCTACTCAACCACTTCATTGTTACCCAAAACCCCATTGATCCTCTCCGTCATATCATCTTCTTTGCCAGAGACAAATACGACCGCGGAACGCAAATACACTCTTTCCGCTCTTACGACTCCCTCCACTGCGCGTCTCAAACACCTCTGAAACTCCCACCAGCACCAACATTTGACATCGTCGCTTCCTGTAATGGCATACTCTGCCTCTGGGCCTATGTGCCAAGCGACGTTTATCTCTGGAATCCCGCAAAGTCATCAGAACTCAAGGCTCTTCCGGCCGCGTCTTCTCACCGTCGACGTACAGTCGATGTGGATCAGGTGGGGTTCGGTTTCGACTCTCGATCTAACGACTTGAAAGTGGTCAGGCTTCTTCGGGTTGTAGACGAAGATGGTACTGGATGGTATTTAGAAGAAATATACAGCCTAAGATGCGGTTCTTGGAGACAGCTTGATCCAAGCGGGGACTTTCAAATATATGAGGGTTCGCGGAGCGCAGCATTGGATGGGGTTTTTCTATGGTATCAAGACGGCGAATACGAGGATAATGAGATAATAGTTGCTTTTGACTTCAGTGATGAGGAGTTCCGAACAATGCTGTTTCCAGATGCTCGTTTTTTCCGTGATTACGGTAGATGTACG harbors:
- the LOC133880263 gene encoding F-box/kelch-repeat protein At3g06240-like, translated to MASYVPEEVVVKILSRLPPKSLIRFKCVSKRWQALIGNPDFLSENLLNHFIVTQNPIDPLRHIIFFARDKYDRGTQIHSFRSYDSLHCASQTPLKLPPAPTFDIVASCNGILCLWAYVPSDVYLWNPAKSSELKALPAASSHRRRTVDVDQVGFGFDSRSNDLKVVRLLRVVDEDGTGWYLEEIYSLRCGSWRQLDPSGDFQIYEGSRSAALDGVFLWYQDGEYEDNEIIVAFDFSDEEFRTMLFPDARFFRDYGRCTRTVTELKGSLAMFVFPHRKKNMYSDVWVMLEFGVRESWTRLLSIRVPLHLKSPLGFWKNGQLFIENRKGQLVLYDLFAQTETNLQFEGSRDTFQVVDYKLSSVLINGGEDNP